One Streptomyces sp. L2 genomic window carries:
- a CDS encoding NUDIX domain-containing protein produces the protein MTVVWINGAFGAGKTTTARELIELIPHSTLFDPEVIGGALRHLLPAKRLAEAGDYQDLPVWRRLVIDTAAALLADLGGTLVVPMTLLRQEYRDEIFGGLAARRIAVRHVLLAPAETILRERIAGREIPSDLSDGEIRVRQWSYDHIEPYRAALASWLTADAHLVDTSALTPYETAVRIAGSVGSGDVAPCEIVQTPEPTAETLAAGVLLFDEQDRVLLVDPTYKAGWEFPGGVVERGEAPARAGMREVAEETGILLREVPRLLVVDWERPVPPGYGGLRLLFDGGRLDPAAVGRVLLPGPELRDWRFVTEQEAAGMLPPVRYERLRWALRARERGAVLYLEAGVPVG, from the coding sequence GTGACCGTCGTCTGGATCAACGGCGCGTTCGGTGCGGGAAAGACCACCACCGCACGGGAACTGATCGAACTGATCCCGCACAGCACGCTCTTCGACCCGGAGGTCATCGGCGGTGCGCTCCGGCACCTGCTGCCGGCCAAACGCCTCGCCGAGGCCGGCGACTACCAGGACCTCCCGGTCTGGCGCCGGCTCGTGATCGACACGGCGGCCGCCCTCCTCGCAGACCTGGGCGGCACCCTCGTGGTCCCCATGACCCTGCTCCGCCAGGAGTACCGCGACGAGATCTTCGGCGGACTCGCCGCCCGCCGGATCGCCGTACGGCATGTGCTCCTCGCCCCGGCTGAAACGATCCTGCGTGAGCGGATAGCGGGCCGCGAGATCCCGTCGGACCTGTCCGACGGCGAGATACGGGTGCGCCAGTGGTCGTACGACCACATCGAGCCCTACCGCGCCGCCCTCGCCTCCTGGCTCACCGCCGACGCCCACCTCGTCGACACCAGCGCGCTCACGCCGTACGAGACCGCCGTCCGCATCGCCGGGTCCGTCGGTTCCGGGGACGTGGCCCCGTGCGAGATCGTGCAGACCCCGGAGCCCACCGCCGAGACCCTCGCGGCCGGGGTCCTCCTCTTCGACGAGCAGGACCGGGTGCTGCTCGTGGACCCCACCTACAAAGCCGGCTGGGAGTTCCCCGGCGGAGTGGTCGAGCGCGGCGAGGCCCCGGCCCGCGCCGGCATGCGCGAGGTCGCCGAGGAGACCGGGATACTGCTGCGGGAGGTGCCCCGGCTGCTCGTCGTGGACTGGGAACGGCCCGTACCCCCGGGCTACGGCGGCCTGCGGCTGCTGTTCGACGGCGGCCGGCTGGACCCCGCCGCGGTCGGCCGGGTGCTGCTGCCGGGCCCCGAACTGCGCGACTGGCGCTTCGTCACGGAGCAGGAGGCCGCCGGCATGCTGCCCCCCGTGCGCTACGAGCGGCTGCGCTGGGCGCTGCGCGCCCGGGAACGCGGGGCCGTACTGTATCTGGAGGCGGGCGTACCGGTCGGCTGA
- a CDS encoding ROK family protein, with amino-acid sequence MHTDLVAALDIGGTKIAGALVDGRGRIHARAQRPTPARQEGDTVMRAVEEVLGDLAGSPLWGRAASVGIGSAGPVDASAGTVSPVNVPGWRGFPLVERVRAATGGLPVELIGDGVAITAAEHWQGAARGHANALCMVVSTGVGGGLVLNGRLHPGPTGNAGHIGHISVDLDGDPCPCGARGCVERIASGPNIARRAREQGWRPGPDEDASAAAVAAAARAGDPVAVASFERAAQALAAGIAATATLVEIDIAVIGGGVAKSGDVLFTPLRKALTDYATLSFVRHLEITPAQMGTDAGLVGAAAAALARRTDTAPV; translated from the coding sequence ATGCACACGGACCTGGTGGCGGCCCTGGACATCGGCGGCACCAAGATCGCCGGCGCGCTCGTGGACGGCCGCGGCCGGATCCACGCCCGCGCCCAGCGCCCGACGCCCGCGCGACAGGAGGGCGACACGGTCATGCGGGCCGTGGAGGAGGTGCTCGGCGACCTCGCCGGGTCGCCCCTGTGGGGACGTGCCGCCTCCGTCGGCATCGGCAGCGCCGGACCCGTCGACGCCTCGGCCGGCACCGTGAGCCCCGTCAACGTGCCCGGCTGGCGCGGCTTCCCGCTGGTGGAGCGGGTGCGTGCGGCGACCGGGGGACTGCCGGTCGAGCTGATCGGCGACGGCGTGGCGATCACGGCCGCCGAGCACTGGCAGGGCGCCGCCCGCGGCCACGCCAACGCGCTGTGCATGGTCGTCTCCACGGGCGTCGGCGGCGGCCTGGTGCTCAACGGGCGGCTGCATCCCGGCCCGACCGGGAACGCCGGGCACATCGGGCACATCAGCGTCGACCTCGACGGCGACCCGTGCCCGTGCGGCGCGCGCGGCTGTGTCGAGCGCATCGCCAGCGGACCGAACATCGCCCGCCGCGCCCGGGAGCAGGGCTGGCGGCCGGGCCCCGACGAGGACGCCTCCGCCGCCGCGGTGGCGGCCGCGGCCCGGGCGGGCGACCCGGTCGCGGTGGCCTCCTTCGAGCGGGCCGCGCAGGCGCTGGCCGCCGGCATCGCGGCCACCGCGACCCTCGTCGAGATCGACATCGCGGTGATCGGCGGTGGCGTGGCCAAGTCCGGCGACGTGCTGTTCACACCGCTGCGCAAGGCCCTGACCGACTACGCGACCCTGTCCTTCGTCCGTCACCTGGAGATCACCCCCGCCCAGATGGGCACGGACGCCGGCCTGGTCGGCGCGGCCGCAGCCGCCCTCGCCCGCCGGACGGACACTGCCCCGGTCTGA